AGTTTAGTTTTTATGAATCTGTCGAAAATAGAAAAGAATGTTGTTTTATCCGAAAAGTAGAACCTCTCAATCGTGCTTTAGAAAATTATACGATTTGGGTAACAGGAATTCGGGCAGAACATTCAGAAAATAGACAAAACATGCCTCTTTTTGAATGGGACGAAGCGCATAAAATGCTTAAAGTTCATCCTTTGCTACATTGGAATTTTGAAGATGTAGAAAAACGAATTAATATCTATCAAATACCTTACAACCCTCTGCATGATAAAGGTTTTGTAAGTATTGGTTGTAAACCCTGTACTCGTGCCATTAAAGAAGGCGAAGATTTTCGTGCTGGGCGTTGGTGGTGGGAAAATAGTTCCAAAAAAGAATGTGGATTGCATCAATAAGAAATAATTACGAATTAAAAATTATGAATGTAATACATCAATAATATTGTGTATTCAGTTCTGAGGAAATGAACACACAAAATAAATTACTAATTTAATCTAATGCCGTTGTCAGTGTCCTCACTGACGACAACTATACAAAAAAAACTATGAACTATTTAGATCAATTAGAATCCGAAGCGATTCATATTTTACGTGAAACAGCAGGACAATTTGAAAAACCTGCTTTATTATTTAGTGGTGGAAAAGACTCTATTGTCTTGGTACATTTGGCTCTTAAAGCCTTTCGTCCTGCTAAATTTCCTTTTCCTTTAGTCCATATTGATACAGGACATAATTTTCCAGAGGCACTTGCTTTTAGAGATGCTTTTACAAAAGAAATAGGAGAAAAACTTATTGTTAGGAATGTAGCTGATACTATCAAAGCTCAAAATTTAGCCGAACCAAAAGGAAAATTTGCAAGCAGAAACGGCTTACAAACTTATACTCTTTTAGAAACTATTGAAGAATTTGGTTTTGATGCGTGTATTGGAGGAGCAAGACGAGATGAAGAAAAAGCTCGTGCAAAAGAACGTGTTTTTTCAGTAAGAGATGAGTTTGGACAATGGGAGCCCAAATTGCAACGCCCAGAACTTTGGAATACCTATAATGGAAAAATTAGTAAAGGCGAAAATGTACGTGTTTTTCCGATTAGTAATTGGACAGAATTAGATATTTGGAATTATATCAAAAGAGAAAATATCGCTTTGCCGCCAATTTATTTTTCGCATTTGCGTGAATGTGTTTTTACATCAGAAAAGCAGTTAGTAGCCGTTTCGGATTTTATTCAGATTGATGAAAATGACGTGATTGTTACAGAAAAAGTCCGTTATCGTACCGTAGGAGATATGACATGTACGGCTGCTGTTCCTTCCGAAGCCTCAACACTTGATGATGTAATCAATGAAATTATCGCTTCCAGAATTAGTGAAAGAGGAGAAACACGCATTGATGACAAAGTTTCAGAAGCTGCGATGGAAGATAGAAAGAAAAATGGGTATTTCTAAAAATGTTATGCTTTACCGAACTGTTCCCTCAAAGGGAACAGTTCGGTGTAAATGAAGAATTACTAAAAAAATTACAATTATCTAAATTCAAAAAAACTATGGATATTTTACGATTTATTACGGCAGGAAGCGTAGATGATGGCAAAAGTACACTTATAGGTCGCCTTTTATACGATTCAAAATCTATTCTGACAGACCAATTAGAAGCCATTAGCAAACAATCCAAAAACAAAGAAAATGGAGAAATAGATTTAGCAATTCTTACGGATGGTTTGCGTGCCGAGCGTGAACAAGGAATTACGATAGATGTGGCTTACAAATATTTTTCTACGCCAAAACGCAAGTTTATCATCGCTGATGCTCCTGGTCATGTGCAGTACACACGCAACATGGTTACGGGAGCTTCAAATTCTGACCTTGCCATTATTTTGATTGATGCACGAAAAGGTGTTATCGAACAAACTCGTCGTCATTCTTTGATTGCGTCACTTTTGAATATC
This is a stretch of genomic DNA from Bernardetia sp. MNP-M8. It encodes these proteins:
- a CDS encoding phosphoadenylyl-sulfate reductase, coding for MTKKEILAFAETELHRELFPLELLKILAEKFPQKVCFSTSLGIEDQLITHFIFKNEIPIDIFTLQTGRLFEETEQLLEQTQHKYNQKITVFEPNQTKVEELENEKGKFSFYESVENRKECCFIRKVEPLNRALENYTIWVTGIRAEHSENRQNMPLFEWDEAHKMLKVHPLLHWNFEDVEKRINIYQIPYNPLHDKGFVSIGCKPCTRAIKEGEDFRAGRWWWENSSKKECGLHQ
- the cysD gene encoding sulfate adenylyltransferase subunit CysD, with amino-acid sequence MNYLDQLESEAIHILRETAGQFEKPALLFSGGKDSIVLVHLALKAFRPAKFPFPLVHIDTGHNFPEALAFRDAFTKEIGEKLIVRNVADTIKAQNLAEPKGKFASRNGLQTYTLLETIEEFGFDACIGGARRDEEKARAKERVFSVRDEFGQWEPKLQRPELWNTYNGKISKGENVRVFPISNWTELDIWNYIKRENIALPPIYFSHLRECVFTSEKQLVAVSDFIQIDENDVIVTEKVRYRTVGDMTCTAAVPSEASTLDDVINEIIASRISERGETRIDDKVSEAAMEDRKKNGYF